The Candidatus Rokuibacteriota bacterium genome has a window encoding:
- a CDS encoding type II toxin-antitoxin system Phd/YefM family antitoxin: protein MAKEVSVGEAKAKLSSLINAVAYGGERVVIQSRGRPKAALVSVEDLRRLEGVRPVRPSTPQRALALAQADRVRQALEGFKLTDSVEELARIREERLRGLR from the coding sequence ATGGCTAAAGAGGTCTCGGTCGGGGAGGCGAAGGCAAAGCTCTCGAGTTTGATCAACGCTGTCGCTTATGGAGGAGAGCGGGTTGTCATCCAGTCCCGGGGCCGGCCTAAGGCGGCGCTGGTCAGCGTGGAAGATCTCCGTCGCCTGGAGGGGGTCCGTCCCGTTCGGCCTTCCACCCCTCAACGAGCCCTCGCGCTCGCCCAGGCCGATCGGGTGAGGCAAGCCCTTGAAGGCTTCAAACTCACTGACTCGGTGGAAGAGCTGGCTCGGATAAGGGAGGAACGCCTGCGTGGTCTCCGCTGA